In a genomic window of Desulfurobacteriaceae bacterium:
- the flgK gene encoding flagellar hook-associated protein FlgK: MFNTGKQGLLASQYETNIVEQNLTNAGTEGYSRQKVTKEATVPYPGVEITRVYRSVDLVLEKRINQTIQEYNYYSKLESSLSQIESVLNELNDGGITHRLDEFWNAWQELAEEAATPSSDTTAPSPVRINLIQSAKNLTSTIRDKYRAIGELRKTVQKDIAVSLTEINKLLSDIAKYNEAISKNDRPKKEASELKDKRQKALNDLAELLDITYVEQPDKSVTVYGPSGSLLVAGNTYWRLARSVSPTGYVSVYWLTGKDPLRITPTKGKLAAQLKANNEEIPKYLAYLDQFAKTLINTVNSVHRSGFSVAGTTGLNFFKGTGAADITVEPTVVSNPNLIATATRPHEEGNNELALKIVALKDEKVLASQTLTFNEYIAQISSQIGVEVKDAKETKSIKNSILSSLKEKRSSVSEVNKDEELAKLMMLEKQFQAASKIITVADTLLQTVINLVR; encoded by the coding sequence ATGTTTAACACGGGTAAACAAGGGCTTTTGGCGTCTCAATACGAGACGAATATAGTAGAGCAAAACCTTACAAATGCTGGAACAGAAGGATATTCGAGGCAAAAAGTAACAAAAGAAGCTACAGTTCCTTACCCGGGCGTAGAAATAACACGGGTGTATAGAAGCGTTGACCTTGTATTAGAAAAGAGGATTAATCAAACAATACAGGAGTATAACTATTATAGCAAACTTGAAAGCTCTTTATCTCAAATAGAATCCGTCTTGAATGAACTTAATGACGGTGGTATTACCCACAGACTTGATGAGTTTTGGAATGCGTGGCAAGAGCTTGCAGAAGAGGCCGCAACTCCTTCTTCGGATACGACAGCTCCAAGTCCCGTAAGGATTAATCTAATTCAATCAGCCAAAAACTTAACTTCAACCATACGGGATAAATACAGAGCGATAGGCGAACTCAGAAAAACTGTGCAAAAAGATATAGCAGTGTCCTTGACCGAGATAAACAAGCTACTTTCCGATATAGCAAAATATAACGAAGCTATCTCAAAAAATGACAGACCAAAAAAAGAAGCTTCAGAACTAAAAGACAAAAGACAGAAAGCGTTAAACGACCTTGCCGAGCTCTTAGATATAACTTACGTAGAGCAACCGGATAAGTCGGTCACTGTTTATGGACCTTCCGGTTCACTCCTTGTCGCCGGCAATACCTATTGGAGATTAGCAAGAAGTGTTTCTCCTACAGGCTACGTTTCCGTTTACTGGTTAACAGGTAAAGACCCCTTAAGGATAACACCCACTAAGGGAAAGTTAGCAGCACAATTAAAGGCCAATAACGAAGAAATACCTAAATATTTAGCATATTTAGACCAATTTGCAAAAACCTTGATTAACACCGTCAATTCCGTTCACAGGAGTGGTTTTTCTGTTGCAGGTACTACAGGTCTCAATTTCTTCAAAGGTACAGGAGCTGCCGACATAACGGTTGAGCCCACCGTCGTTTCCAATCCAAACTTGATAGCTACGGCAACGAGACCACACGAAGAAGGCAACAACGAACTGGCTTTAAAAATAGTAGCACTTAAAGACGAGAAAGTCTTAGCAAGCCAAACTTTAACTTTTAACGAGTATATTGCTCAGATTTCTTCCCAAATAGGAGTTGAAGTAAAAGATGCTAAAGAAACCAAGAGCATCAAAAATTCTATACTCTCCTCCTTGAAAGAAAAAAGGTCATCTGTTTCAGAAGTAAACAAGGACGAGGAATTGGCTAAGCTAATGATGTTAGAAAAACAGTTCCAAGCCGCTTCAAAAATAATAACTGTAGCTGATACATTGCTCCAAACGGTTATAAACTTGGTAAGGTAA